The Candidatus Saccharibacteria bacterium genome has a segment encoding these proteins:
- a CDS encoding DNA-directed RNA polymerase subunit alpha, with translation MQTNHAVQTPGITKEDVHSPTSSTFVITPLHTGYGMTLGNSMRRVLLSSISGAAVKAFKIEGATHEFTTVKGVKEDAVDILLNLKKLRFKVFNDEPQLLRIEKKGAGQVTAADIKVTSDVEVVNTDQVIATLDDSKSALIMDLIVESGRGYLTVEEMGENDKPSDMIAVDALFSPVLRVRYKVEHTRVGRITNLDKLSITVDTDGTITPNDAFEEAAAILKAQYAALAGSTTVETITHEEPAKTPARDEEPSELMTPIENLNLTARTTNALINNDIHTVQDLVTLGDAELKELKGFGAKALDEVQEKLDELEL, from the coding sequence ATGCAAACTAATCACGCGGTACAAACACCAGGAATCACAAAGGAAGACGTTCACAGTCCGACTAGTTCTACATTTGTAATTACACCCCTACACACCGGTTACGGTATGACTTTGGGTAACAGCATGCGACGAGTGTTGCTTTCAAGCATCTCTGGCGCAGCTGTAAAAGCTTTCAAAATTGAAGGTGCTACACACGAATTTACTACTGTTAAAGGCGTAAAAGAAGACGCAGTTGATATTTTACTTAACCTTAAGAAACTTCGTTTCAAGGTTTTCAATGACGAACCACAGCTACTTAGAATCGAGAAAAAAGGTGCTGGCCAAGTTACAGCAGCTGACATTAAAGTAACGTCTGACGTTGAAGTTGTTAACACCGACCAAGTAATTGCTACTCTTGACGACTCAAAGAGCGCTTTAATTATGGATCTTATTGTTGAATCAGGACGTGGTTATCTTACTGTTGAAGAAATGGGTGAAAACGACAAGCCGTCTGACATGATTGCAGTCGACGCATTGTTCAGCCCGGTACTTCGCGTACGCTACAAAGTTGAACACACCCGTGTTGGTCGAATTACTAACCTCGACAAGCTATCAATTACTGTTGATACTGACGGAACAATTACTCCTAATGACGCATTTGAAGAAGCAGCAGCTATTTTGAAAGCGCAATACGCAGCGCTGGCTGGTTCAACAACCGTTGAAACTATCACTCACGAAGAACCTGCTAAAACACCAGCTCGTGACGAAGAACCTAGCGAACTTATGACTCCAATTGAAAACCTTAACCTTACAGCACGCACAACAAATGCCTTGATCAACAACGACATCCACACTGTTCAAGACTTGGTTACTCTAGGTGACGCTGAGTTGAAAGAACTCAAAGGTTTCGGAGCGAAAGCACTGGACGAAGTACAAGAAAAACTAGACGAACTGGAATTGTAG
- the rplM gene encoding 50S ribosomal protein L13: protein MTKTPVAKPADVDRKWVVLDAATAPVGRVATKAATLLNGKHKATFTPHVDNGEFVIIINADKAVITGRKAEQSKKYSYSGFPGGLSEKTLGTQLSETPEQVFTDAVYGMLPKNKLRPGRMQRLKVYAGSDHPHEAQQPQKMEIK, encoded by the coding sequence ATGACTAAAACCCCAGTTGCAAAACCAGCAGACGTAGACCGAAAATGGGTCGTTCTTGATGCAGCAACAGCACCTGTTGGCCGCGTCGCTACCAAAGCCGCAACGCTCCTAAACGGCAAACACAAAGCTACTTTTACTCCCCACGTTGACAACGGTGAGTTTGTAATTATCATCAACGCTGACAAAGCTGTCATAACTGGCCGTAAAGCTGAACAATCTAAAAAATATAGTTACAGCGGTTTCCCTGGTGGCCTAAGCGAAAAAACTCTCGGCACTCAGTTATCAGAAACGCCAGAGCAAGTGTTCACTGACGCTGTGTACGGTATGTTACCTAAAAACAAACTACGCCCAGGTAGAATGCAACGACTTAAGGTGTACGCAGGGTCAGATCACCCGCACGAAGCACAGCAACCACAGAAAATGGAGATTAAATAA
- the rpsK gene encoding 30S ribosomal protein S11, whose translation MADVKKTTRRKKAKRTVVSGQVHIQATFNNTIITVTDSSGNTLTAASAGASGFRGSKKGTAYAAQIASEKATSDAASQFGMKKADVFVKGIGLGRDTAIRALHTADIQVTSIRDVTGVPHGGVRPRKQRRG comes from the coding sequence ATGGCAGACGTTAAAAAAACCACCAGACGAAAGAAAGCAAAACGAACAGTTGTTAGCGGACAGGTTCATATTCAAGCTACGTTTAACAACACAATTATTACAGTAACCGACAGCAGCGGTAACACCCTAACTGCCGCGAGTGCCGGTGCAAGTGGTTTCCGCGGAAGTAAAAAAGGTACTGCCTATGCTGCGCAAATTGCTAGCGAAAAAGCTACATCAGACGCGGCATCTCAATTTGGTATGAAAAAAGCTGATGTATTTGTAAAAGGTATAGGTCTAGGTCGCGACACAGCTATCCGCGCACTACACACTGCAGATATTCAAGTTACTTCAATACGCGATGTTACTGGTGTACCACACGGTGGCGTTCGACCACGAAAGCAGAGGAGAGGCTAA
- the rpsM gene encoding 30S ribosomal protein S13, whose amino-acid sequence MARIAGVEVPSNKRVVISLTYVHGIGRTTSEKILNKLGIDHKTRVKDMTEAELGSIREEITANYTVEGELHRVVRANVKRLKDIGSYRGERHKKNLPVKGQRTRTNARTKRGRRMAVSGAQPKAATKT is encoded by the coding sequence ATGGCACGAATTGCTGGAGTAGAAGTACCATCAAACAAACGAGTAGTAATATCGCTAACGTATGTTCATGGTATTGGTAGAACAACAAGTGAAAAAATTCTAAACAAACTTGGCATTGACCACAAAACTCGCGTTAAAGATATGACCGAAGCAGAACTAGGTTCAATACGTGAAGAAATTACCGCAAACTACACAGTTGAAGGTGAACTACACCGTGTTGTCCGAGCAAACGTAAAACGACTGAAAGATATCGGTTCTTACCGTGGTGAACGACACAAAAAGAACCTTCCAGTTAAAGGACAGCGAACTCGAACTAACGCTCGTACAAAGCGTGGACGACGAATGGCCGTTTCTGGCGCACAACCTAAAGCAGCAACCAAAACTTAG
- the rpsI gene encoding 30S ribosomal protein S9 → MANSYHYGLGRRKSSTARARVTSGKGKITINDLPAEDYLDKSERLQWELQRPFEILELSGKYDVSLRVTGGGISGQVDACTLAISKAMAEMNDDLRGTLKKAGLLKRDPREKERKKPGLKGARKKEQFSKR, encoded by the coding sequence ATGGCTAATAGTTACCACTACGGATTAGGTAGACGTAAATCATCAACTGCTAGAGCTCGAGTAACTTCTGGCAAAGGAAAAATCACAATCAACGATTTACCAGCCGAAGACTATCTTGATAAGAGCGAACGACTACAGTGGGAACTACAGCGTCCTTTTGAGATTTTAGAGCTGTCAGGTAAATACGACGTAAGCCTGCGTGTAACTGGCGGTGGAATAAGTGGGCAAGTTGATGCCTGTACATTGGCAATTTCAAAAGCTATGGCCGAAATGAACGACGACCTACGTGGTACTTTGAAAAAAGCTGGTCTACTGAAGCGTGATCCTCGTGAGAAAGAGCGTAAGAAGCCAGGTCTTAAAGGTGCACGTAAGAAAGAACAATTCTCTAAGCGTTAA
- a CDS encoding 50S ribosomal protein L17: protein MHRHGYKGRKLGRKRDERRNLIKGLATSLIMDEEITTTLPKAKEVLPYTEKLVTRAKNATLADKRIVFSKLMTKDSAHKLIDEMAPKLQGRTSGHIRLTKTGFRKGDLAPMATLSFVDNLDVETVSPAKKAAKKPTTTKADTPKESTKKAPAKKPEKESK, encoded by the coding sequence ATGCACCGCCACGGATACAAAGGTCGAAAACTAGGACGAAAACGCGATGAGCGCCGAAACTTAATCAAGGGTTTGGCTACATCCCTTATTATGGATGAAGAAATCACGACGACCCTGCCAAAAGCTAAAGAGGTTTTACCGTATACCGAAAAATTGGTAACACGCGCCAAGAACGCTACATTAGCAGACAAGCGAATTGTTTTTTCTAAATTAATGACAAAAGATTCAGCTCACAAGCTAATCGACGAAATGGCACCAAAATTACAGGGTCGAACTAGTGGTCACATACGACTTACTAAAACTGGTTTTAGAAAAGGCGATCTAGCTCCTATGGCTACTTTGTCATTTGTCGACAATCTTGATGTTGAAACTGTTTCACCGGCTAAAAAAGCAGCAAAAAAACCTACGACCACAAAAGCTGACACCCCAAAAGAATCAACAAAGAAAGCCCCAGCGAAAAAGCCAGAAAAGGAATCTAAGTAA
- the rpsD gene encoding 30S ribosomal protein S4 — MARDRSPIVKQSRREGIALHPKAHKALVKRATIPGQHGRGRQQRLSNYGLQLREKQKVKRMYGLLEKQFRRLITEAGRTKGRTGVVLIELLERRVDNVVYRAKFAPSRRAARQLVNHGHFELNGRRIDIPSIRVKAGDVLTVRKRSTNTEYFKHMTEICENNEQAPLSWVAADEKKFTIKVTGTPKREEAEPGINEQLIVEYYSR, encoded by the coding sequence ATGGCACGAGACAGAAGTCCAATCGTTAAGCAAAGTCGACGCGAAGGTATTGCTTTGCACCCGAAAGCGCACAAAGCACTCGTAAAACGAGCAACAATCCCTGGCCAACACGGTCGTGGTCGTCAGCAACGACTAAGTAACTACGGTTTACAGTTGCGCGAAAAGCAAAAAGTAAAACGAATGTACGGACTACTTGAAAAGCAATTCCGACGACTTATAACCGAAGCCGGTCGAACAAAAGGCCGAACTGGAGTTGTTTTGATCGAACTATTAGAGCGACGAGTTGACAATGTTGTATATCGAGCTAAATTTGCTCCAAGCCGACGAGCTGCACGACAATTGGTTAACCACGGACACTTTGAACTGAACGGTCGACGAATCGATATTCCTTCAATTCGTGTAAAAGCTGGTGACGTTCTAACTGTTAGAAAACGATCTACAAATACTGAATACTTCAAGCACATGACAGAAATCTGTGAAAATAACGAGCAAGCACCATTGAGTTGGGTGGCAGCTGATGAGAAAAAGTTTACTATTAAAGTAACTGGTACTCCAAAACGCGAGGAAGCGGAGCCAGGAATAAATGAGCAATTAATCGTAGAGTACTACTCACGTTAG